A window of the Bdellovibrionales bacterium CG10_big_fil_rev_8_21_14_0_10_45_34 genome harbors these coding sequences:
- a CDS encoding peptide ABC transporter permease → MPADAKGRSLWSDSRKRLLKNKGAVVSAVFIVFVCIVAIFAEEIAPYPFDLQNIDAALSPPNSTYLLGTDSLGRDMLSRIIFGARVSMAVGVFTAIVSLILGTLYGALSGWFGGRVDSVMMRVIDILYTVPELVLLILVMVIFSSFDIFTNPELKALMGIFLALSLVSWVGVARLVRGQVLQVKQMLFVEAASAMGAGGLQIMFKHILPNIVGPIIVTLTFQIPTNVLFESFLSFIGLGLQPPFSSWGVLASEGWRSLRTFPHIIIFPGVAIFFTMLAFNLFGDGLRDAFDPKLKNR, encoded by the coding sequence ATCCCAGCAGACGCAAAGGGTAGGAGCTTATGGTCCGACTCTCGTAAGCGCCTCTTAAAAAATAAAGGTGCCGTAGTATCTGCAGTTTTTATCGTATTTGTGTGTATAGTTGCCATATTCGCAGAAGAAATAGCTCCTTACCCATTTGATTTGCAAAACATAGATGCTGCTCTTTCACCGCCAAATTCCACTTATTTGCTAGGCACTGATTCTCTGGGTCGAGATATGCTCTCTAGAATCATTTTCGGAGCACGCGTATCAATGGCGGTTGGAGTGTTTACGGCGATAGTTTCTCTTATTTTGGGAACGCTGTATGGCGCCTTATCAGGATGGTTTGGCGGACGAGTGGATTCGGTCATGATGCGTGTTATTGATATTCTCTACACAGTTCCCGAGTTGGTTCTTTTGATTCTTGTCATGGTCATTTTTAGCTCGTTCGATATATTCACTAACCCAGAACTAAAAGCTTTAATGGGTATCTTTCTTGCGTTGAGCTTAGTCAGTTGGGTGGGAGTCGCACGGCTGGTGCGCGGGCAAGTCCTTCAGGTGAAGCAGATGTTATTTGTCGAGGCTGCTAGCGCGATGGGTGCAGGTGGACTGCAGATCATGTTTAAGCATATTTTACCAAATATCGTTGGTCCCATTATCGTGACTCTTACCTTTCAGATTCCGACAAACGTTCTCTTCGAAAGCTTCCTCAGTTTTATTGGGCTCGGTCTTCAGCCTCCGTTTAGCAGTTGGGGAGTGTTGGCTAGCGAAGGGTGGCGGTCTTTACGAACCTTTCCACATATAATTATATTTCCTGGTGTCGCTATATTCTTCACGATGCTCGCATTTAATTTGTTTGGCGACGGCCTTAGAGATGCCTTTGATCCAAAACTTAAGAACCGTTGA
- a CDS encoding redox-regulated ATPase YchF encodes MSLECGIVGLPNVGKSTLFNALTKGKAEAANFPFCTIDPNEGVVLVPDPRLSTIADLIGSKELIPTTIKFVDIAGLIKGAKESKLGNEFLGHIRQVDAILHAVRCFDDPDIIHVSGSVDPARDIEIISTELMISDLDSMEKKYQKLEKQIKGSTDKKLKAEFEVVGLFKAALSEGKPARSVELPKELQEIARLQHLLTTKPVLYVCNVSEEDLNNPSNPWVQSVAKIAESEGNKYVVISSRLESEIAQLDSAEQKDFLDSVGLVEPGLHRLIREAYKLLNLITYFTAGPKEARAWTITDSTRAPEAAGKIHSDFEKGFIRAETYNCEDLFRLKTEAAVKAAGLYKSEGKDYIVKDGDIMLFRFNV; translated from the coding sequence ATGTCACTAGAATGCGGAATAGTTGGACTGCCAAACGTTGGCAAGAGCACTCTTTTTAATGCCCTCACAAAAGGTAAAGCAGAAGCAGCTAACTTTCCGTTTTGCACCATCGACCCCAACGAGGGAGTTGTGCTTGTTCCAGATCCAAGGCTCTCAACAATCGCCGACCTTATTGGGTCAAAAGAGCTGATTCCTACAACCATCAAATTCGTAGATATTGCCGGTCTTATTAAGGGCGCAAAAGAAAGTAAACTCGGCAATGAGTTTTTAGGTCATATTAGACAAGTGGATGCCATCCTCCATGCTGTTCGCTGTTTTGATGATCCAGACATCATTCATGTGTCGGGATCAGTTGATCCAGCTAGAGACATTGAAATCATTAGTACAGAGCTGATGATTTCGGACCTCGATTCGATGGAGAAAAAATACCAAAAGTTAGAAAAGCAAATAAAAGGTTCTACAGACAAAAAACTAAAAGCCGAGTTTGAAGTTGTTGGGCTTTTTAAGGCCGCACTCTCCGAAGGAAAACCCGCACGATCAGTCGAGCTACCGAAAGAGCTGCAAGAAATTGCTCGATTACAACACCTGTTAACAACTAAACCCGTTCTTTATGTTTGTAATGTCAGTGAAGAAGACCTTAACAACCCTAGTAATCCCTGGGTTCAATCTGTAGCCAAAATCGCCGAGAGCGAAGGAAACAAATACGTAGTTATCAGTTCACGGTTAGAGAGCGAGATTGCGCAGCTCGATTCCGCTGAGCAAAAGGATTTTCTGGATAGCGTAGGTTTGGTTGAGCCTGGCCTACACAGACTCATTCGTGAGGCTTATAAACTTCTCAATTTAATCACTTATTTTACAGCCGGCCCTAAAGAAGCAAGAGCTTGGACAATCACAGATAGCACTCGCGCACCAGAGGCCGCCGGAAAGATCCATTCGGATTTTGAAAAAGGATTTATTCGCGCAGAGACTTACAATTGTGAAGATCTCTTTAGGCTCAAAACAGAAGCTGCAGTCAAAGCCGCCGGTCTTTATAAATCAGAGGGCAAAGACTACATCGTCAAAGATGGCGACATTATGCTTTTTAGATTTAATGTTTGA
- a CDS encoding aminoacyl-tRNA hydrolase, with amino-acid sequence MKLIVGLGNPGPKYLLTRHNIGFLAVDSLHKSCQEPPWKEQNKALTSRFKWDDSDVMIIKPQTFMNLSGESVRPLMDYYKVAPDDLLVIYDDIDMPFGMLKFMKNRGAGGHNGIKSIDEQLGTQDYARLKLGVGRPPDARIDIANWVLSPFEKATEEPVLADFLNLAGDAIEAFVFHGLSKATSDFNGKRIELPQKPNPT; translated from the coding sequence ATGAAACTCATTGTAGGGCTTGGCAATCCTGGGCCCAAGTACCTTTTGACCAGGCACAATATTGGTTTTCTAGCTGTGGATTCACTTCACAAGTCATGTCAAGAACCGCCGTGGAAAGAACAGAATAAAGCTCTCACTTCTCGATTCAAATGGGACGATAGCGACGTCATGATCATAAAGCCTCAAACCTTTATGAATCTTTCGGGTGAGTCTGTTCGCCCTTTGATGGATTACTACAAAGTAGCCCCTGACGACTTGCTCGTCATTTACGACGACATCGACATGCCGTTTGGCATGTTGAAGTTTATGAAGAACAGAGGAGCTGGTGGCCACAACGGGATCAAGAGTATTGACGAGCAATTAGGCACTCAGGATTACGCCCGTTTGAAACTGGGAGTTGGACGCCCCCCTGATGCGCGCATTGATATCGCCAATTGGGTCTTATCGCCGTTCGAAAAAGCAACAGAAGAACCTGTTTTGGCCGACTTTCTCAATTTAGCCGGAGATGCCATTGAAGCGTTTGTCTTTCATGGCCTTTCAAAGGCTACGTCGGATTTCAACGGTAAGCGCATAGAGTTACCCCAAAAGCCCAACCCTACTTAG